In a genomic window of Telopea speciosissima isolate NSW1024214 ecotype Mountain lineage chromosome 5, Tspe_v1, whole genome shotgun sequence:
- the LOC122660942 gene encoding protein WHAT'S THIS FACTOR 1 homolog, chloroplastic-like — protein MVKQLSKRKNLILNELAYSFMTSGYRESPSLLRFMTTSRRVQDRSKKKRVHDLEIATEKWKLASKVLFLMEVLKREPEQIIPLRSLEQYRRHISLPKPHKISDFIRKSPKLFELYKDHKRVIWCGMTKEADNLVEEEAKIMEEHGEKAAEHVTRLLMMTVDKRLSMDKIAHFRRDFGLPYDLRTRWAYKYPQCFRVVKSEDDVEYLELVSWNPAWAVTELEKKVVGVNESTPPTPGLLTLPFPMKFPQNYKKIFRYGGKIEHFQKRSYLSPYADARGLKAGSQEFDKRAVAVMHELLSFTIEKRVVTDHLTHFRQEIVMPQKLMRLLLKHFGIFYVSERGKRFNVFLTEAYEGSELIQKCPLVLWKEKVQALIGYRGRQRRIESFSDFSDMEGFDNLFDSDFKGENAIAELESEDTIAGIEDLSAPDHEMEVRDIYTAYTGS, from the coding sequence ATGGTGAAGCAACTgagcaaaagaaaaaatttgatCCTCAATGAATTGGCTTATTCTTTCATGACAAGTGGGTACAGGGAATCACCTTCATTGTTGCGATTTATGACTACAAGTAGGCGGGTTCAGGACAGAAGCAAGAAAAAGAGGGTGCATGATCTAGAAATAGCAACAGAGAAGTGGAAGTTAGCCTCAAAGGTTTTGTTTCTTATGGAGGTTTTGAAGAGAGAACCTGAGCAAATCATTCCTTTAAGATCATTGGAACAGTACAGAAGGCATATTAGCCTTCCTAAGCCCCACAAGATCTCGGACTTCATACGGAAATCACCAAAGCTGTTTGAATTGTACAAAGATCACAAACGAGTTATATGGTGTGGGATGACCAAGGAAGCTGACAACTTGGTGGAAGAGGAAGCAAAGATCATGGAGGAGCATGGTGAGAAAGCTGCTGAGCATGTTACCAGGCTCTTGATGATGACAGTGGATAAGCGGCTTTCCATGGACAAGATTGCCCACTTCCGCAGAGACTTTGGCCTACCTTATGATTTACGAACCAGGTGGGCCTACAAGTACCCCCAATGCTTCAGGGTGGTTAAATCTGAGGATGATGTTGAGTATTTGGAACTTGTCTCCTGGAATCCAGCTTGGGCTGTAACAGAACTAGAGAAGAAAGTGGTTGGGGTAAATGAGTCTACCCCTCCCACTCCAGGGTTGCTCACACTTCCATTCCCCATGAAATTTCCTCAAAACTACAAGAAAATTTTCCGATATGGTGGGAAAATCGAACACTTCCAGAAACGGTCTTATCTATCTCCATATGCTGATGCTCGAGGGCTTAAAGCAGGGTCACAGGAATTCGATAAGAGAGCAGTAGCGGTGATGCATGAGCTACTTAGCTTTACCATTGAGAAAAGGGTGGTTACTGACCACCTCACCCACTTTCGTCAAGAAATTGTGATGCCTCAGAAACTGATGAGACTTCTTCTGAAgcattttgggattttctatgtCTCTGAGAGGGGAAAGAGATTTAACGTGTTCTTGACGGAAGCTTATGAAGGTTCTGAGCTGATTCAAAAGTGCCCCTTGGTTCTTTGGAAAGAAAAGGTCCAGGCCCTAATTGGTTACAGAGGAAGACAGCGGAGAATTGAATCATTTAGTGACTTTTCAGATATGGAGGGTTTTGATAATCTGTTTGACAGCGACTTTAAAGGTGAAAATGCTATTGCAGAGCTTGAGAGTGAGGACACAATTGCTGGGATAGAGGACCTATCTGCTCCTGATCATGAGATGGAAGTAAGAGATATCTACACTGCTTACACAGGAAGCTGA
- the LOC122661009 gene encoding pentatricopeptide repeat-containing protein At5g08510-like isoform X1, whose protein sequence is MWNDKIFMNHLKQIHAHTLRNGIDQTKFLITKLLQIPDIPYAQALFNLIPKPSGFLYNKLIQAYSSHGPFELCFSLYKRMRQECCPPNPHTFTFLFTAYASLSSLRQGQMLHTQFIKFGLEYDQFILTAMIDMYSKSGLLASARQVFNEMSERDIPSWNSMVTGYARCGKLAEARELFASMPSRNVVSWTGMISGYSQNGQYEEALALFIEMMEKKDARPNFVTIASVLPACANLGALEIGEKIEGYARENGFMRNVFVSHGLLEMYAKCGRIDKARRMFDEIGSGRNLCCWNTMIMGLAIHGRWKEGLELFDGMLINGTAPDDITFVGLLLACTHGGLLAQGRKLFESMERDFSITPKLEHYGCMVDLLGRAGELKEAYALIKSMPMKPDAVIWGTLLGACSFHGSVQLAEKAAESLFDLEPWNAGNYVILANIYASTGQWDGVAKVRKRMKCNQVTKAAGYSVIEENGCLHQFIVEDRSHPRSNEIYELLDEISAKMKLLGCLMNFDSDVENDCIMEGQF, encoded by the exons ATGTGGAATGACAAGATTTTTATGAACCATCTGAAGCAAATACATGCTCATACCCTTAGAAATGGCATTGACCAAACAAAATTCCTCATTACCAAGCTACTTCAAATTCCTGACATCCCATATGCCCAGGCACTGTTCAATCTTATTCCCAAACCAAGTGGCTTCCTGTATAACAAACTCATCCAAGCTTATTCCTCTCATGGACCTTTTGAACTCTGTTTCTCCCTTTACAAGCGGATGCGCCAGGAATGTTGCCCACCGAACCCACATACTTTTACCTTCCTCTTCACTGCATATGCTTCGCTCTCCTCACTTCGACAAGGCCAAATGCTCCATACCCAGTTCATAAAATTTGGGTTGGAGTATGATCAGTTTATCTTGACAGCTATGATTGACATGTATTCAAAATCAGGCTTGTTAGCCTCAGCACGCCAGGTTTTTAATGAAATGAGCGAGAGAGATATACCCTCATGGAACTCAATGGTCACGGGTTATGCAAGATGCGGGAAGTTAGCAGAAGCAAGAGAATTGTTTGCGTCGATGCCTTCAAGGAATGTGGTTTCTTGGACTGGCATGATATCTGGTTATTCTCAAAATGGACAGTATGAGGAGGCCCTTGCGTTGTTTATAGagatgatggagaagaaggatgcAAGGCCAAATTTTGTGACCATAGCAAGTGTCCTTCCAGCTTGTGCTAATCTTGGGGCATTGGAGATAGGTGAGAAGATTGAAGGGTATGCTAGAGAGAATGGGTTCATGAGAAATGTTTTTGTGAGTCATGGGTTGTTGGAGATGTATGCAAAGTGTGGTAGAATAGATAAAGCAAGAAGGATGTTTGATGAGATTGGTAGTGGAAGGAATTTGTGCTGCTGGAATACAATGATCATGGGCTTGGCCATCCATGGTAGGTGGAAAGAGGGTCTAGAGCTCTTTGATGGAATGCTG ATAAATGGGACTGCACCAGATGACATTACATTCGTGGGACTTCTTTTGGCATGCACTCATGGAGGGTTGCTTGCACAAGGGCGAAAATTATTTGAATCTATGGAGAGAGACTTCTCTATAACTCCAAAATTGGAACACTATGGGTGCATGGTTGATCTCTTAGGTCGTGCTGGGGAGTTGAAAGAAGCTTATGCTCTGATAAAGAGCATGCCAATGAAGCCTGATGCAGTGATATGGGGGACTCTATTGGGGGCTTGTAGTTTCCATGGTTCTGTTCAGCTGGCTGAAAAAGCGGCAGAGTCTCTCTTTGATCTTGAGCCATGGAATGCAGGGAACTATGTGATCCTTGCAAATATATATGCATCAACAGGTCAATGGGATGGCGTTGCAAAAGTGAGGAAGCGTATGAAGTGCAACCAAGTTACAAAGGCAGCAGGATATAGTGTAATTGAAGAGAATGGATGCCTTCACCAGTTTATTGTTGAGGATAGATCACATCCAAGATCTAATGAGATTTATGAACTGTTAGATGAGATTTCAGCAAAGATGAAGCTACTTGGGTGCTTGATGAATTTTGATTCTGATGTTGAGAATGACTGTATAATGGAAGGTCAATTCTAG
- the LOC122661009 gene encoding pentatricopeptide repeat-containing protein At5g08510-like isoform X2: MWNDKIFMNHLKQIHAHTLRNGIDQTKFLITKLLQIPDIPYAQALFNLIPKPSGFLYNKLIQAYSSHGPFELCFSLYKRMRQECCPPNPHTFTFLFTAYASLSSLRQGQMLHTQFIKFGLEYDQFILTAMIDMYSKSGLLASARQVFNEMSERDIPSWNSMVTGYARCGKLAEARELFASMPSRNVVSWTGMISGYSQNGQYEEALALFIEMMEKKDARPNFVTIASVLPACANLGALEIGEKIEGYARENGFMRNVFVSHGLLEMYAKCGRIDKARRMFDEIGSGRNLCCWNTMIMGLAIHGRWKEGLELFDGMLVSGTAPDDITFVGLLLACTHGGLLAQGRKLFESMERDFSITPKLEHYGCMVDLLGRAGELKEAYALIKSMPMKPDAVIWGTLLGACSFHGSVQLAEKAAESLFDLEPWNAGNYVILANIYASTGQWDGVAKVRKRMKCNQVTKAAGYSVIEENGCLHQFIVEDRSHPRSNEIYELLDEISAKMKLLGCLMNFDSDVENDCIMEGQF; the protein is encoded by the exons ATGTGGAATGACAAGATTTTTATGAACCATCTGAAGCAAATACATGCTCATACCCTTAGAAATGGCATTGACCAAACAAAATTCCTCATTACCAAGCTACTTCAAATTCCTGACATCCCATATGCCCAGGCACTGTTCAATCTTATTCCCAAACCAAGTGGCTTCCTGTATAACAAACTCATCCAAGCTTATTCCTCTCATGGACCTTTTGAACTCTGTTTCTCCCTTTACAAGCGGATGCGCCAGGAATGTTGCCCACCGAACCCACATACTTTTACCTTCCTCTTCACTGCATATGCTTCGCTCTCCTCACTTCGACAAGGCCAAATGCTCCATACCCAGTTCATAAAATTTGGGTTGGAGTATGATCAGTTTATCTTGACAGCTATGATTGACATGTATTCAAAATCAGGCTTGTTAGCCTCAGCACGCCAGGTTTTTAATGAAATGAGCGAGAGAGATATACCCTCATGGAACTCAATGGTCACGGGTTATGCAAGATGCGGGAAGTTAGCAGAAGCAAGAGAATTGTTTGCGTCGATGCCTTCAAGGAATGTGGTTTCTTGGACTGGCATGATATCTGGTTATTCTCAAAATGGACAGTATGAGGAGGCCCTTGCGTTGTTTATAGagatgatggagaagaaggatgcAAGGCCAAATTTTGTGACCATAGCAAGTGTCCTTCCAGCTTGTGCTAATCTTGGGGCATTGGAGATAGGTGAGAAGATTGAAGGGTATGCTAGAGAGAATGGGTTCATGAGAAATGTTTTTGTGAGTCATGGGTTGTTGGAGATGTATGCAAAGTGTGGTAGAATAGATAAAGCAAGAAGGATGTTTGATGAGATTGGTAGTGGAAGGAATTTGTGCTGCTGGAATACAATGATCATGGGCTTGGCCATCCATGGTAGGTGGAAAGAGGGTCTAGAGCTCTTTGATGGAATGCTGGTAAG TGGGACTGCACCAGATGACATTACATTCGTGGGACTTCTTTTGGCATGCACTCATGGAGGGTTGCTTGCACAAGGGCGAAAATTATTTGAATCTATGGAGAGAGACTTCTCTATAACTCCAAAATTGGAACACTATGGGTGCATGGTTGATCTCTTAGGTCGTGCTGGGGAGTTGAAAGAAGCTTATGCTCTGATAAAGAGCATGCCAATGAAGCCTGATGCAGTGATATGGGGGACTCTATTGGGGGCTTGTAGTTTCCATGGTTCTGTTCAGCTGGCTGAAAAAGCGGCAGAGTCTCTCTTTGATCTTGAGCCATGGAATGCAGGGAACTATGTGATCCTTGCAAATATATATGCATCAACAGGTCAATGGGATGGCGTTGCAAAAGTGAGGAAGCGTATGAAGTGCAACCAAGTTACAAAGGCAGCAGGATATAGTGTAATTGAAGAGAATGGATGCCTTCACCAGTTTATTGTTGAGGATAGATCACATCCAAGATCTAATGAGATTTATGAACTGTTAGATGAGATTTCAGCAAAGATGAAGCTACTTGGGTGCTTGATGAATTTTGATTCTGATGTTGAGAATGACTGTATAATGGAAGGTCAATTCTAG